One genomic segment of Esox lucius isolate fEsoLuc1 chromosome 15, fEsoLuc1.pri, whole genome shotgun sequence includes these proteins:
- the eva1a gene encoding protein eva-1 homolog A isoform X2, translated as MEVKTVSQEMALISNALAAYTFIADQPERAALVFVSGVCVGLLLTLCALVVQIHCRTDCYYSNRRRHHHQHSNRTHHHPHRDHRCHHHHQHGNPDTSNPGVTTEASEDSESEDWDDGTSDLSARRRRRFERTLLHTSVFTSAEELERAQRVEQRERIIREIWMNGQPDVNTVTRSLNRYY; from the exons ATGGAGGTAAAGACGGTCTCCCAAGAGATGGCTTTGATAAGCAATGCCCTGGCAGCCTACACCTTCATAGCAG ACCAGCCTGAGAGAGCAGCTCTGGTGTTTGTAAGCGGTGTGTGCGTGGGTCTTCTGCTCACCTTGTGTGCCCTCGTGGTCCAGATACACTGCCGCACCGACTGTTACTACAGTAACCGACGACGACACCACCATCAGCATAGCAACAGGACTCACCACCATCCCCATAGAGACCATCGATGTCACCACCATCACCAACATGGCAACCCTGACACCAGCAACCCCGGTGTTACCACAGAGGCAAGTGAAGACAGTGAATCTGAGGACTGGGACGACGGGACGTCAGACTTATCGGCCAGACGACGGAGACGGTTTGAGAGAACACTGCTGCACACCAGTGTGTTCACCTCCGCAGAAG AGTTGGAGCGAGCCCAGAGAGtcgaacagagagagaggataaTACGAGAGATCTGGATGAATGGACAGCCTGACGTCAACACTGTCACACGCAGCCTCAACAGATACTACTGA
- the eva1a gene encoding protein eva-1 homolog A isoform X1, whose protein sequence is MNAPPTGSPVMEVKTVSQEMALISNALAAYTFIADQPERAALVFVSGVCVGLLLTLCALVVQIHCRTDCYYSNRRRHHHQHSNRTHHHPHRDHRCHHHHQHGNPDTSNPGVTTEASEDSESEDWDDGTSDLSARRRRRFERTLLHTSVFTSAEELERAQRVEQRERIIREIWMNGQPDVNTVTRSLNRYY, encoded by the exons ATGAATGCCCCTCCAACAGGAAGCCCAGTTATGGAGGTAAAGACGGTCTCCCAAGAGATGGCTTTGATAAGCAATGCCCTGGCAGCCTACACCTTCATAGCAG ACCAGCCTGAGAGAGCAGCTCTGGTGTTTGTAAGCGGTGTGTGCGTGGGTCTTCTGCTCACCTTGTGTGCCCTCGTGGTCCAGATACACTGCCGCACCGACTGTTACTACAGTAACCGACGACGACACCACCATCAGCATAGCAACAGGACTCACCACCATCCCCATAGAGACCATCGATGTCACCACCATCACCAACATGGCAACCCTGACACCAGCAACCCCGGTGTTACCACAGAGGCAAGTGAAGACAGTGAATCTGAGGACTGGGACGACGGGACGTCAGACTTATCGGCCAGACGACGGAGACGGTTTGAGAGAACACTGCTGCACACCAGTGTGTTCACCTCCGCAGAAG AGTTGGAGCGAGCCCAGAGAGtcgaacagagagagaggataaTACGAGAGATCTGGATGAATGGACAGCCTGACGTCAACACTGTCACACGCAGCCTCAACAGATACTACTGA